Genomic segment of Streptomyces sp. NBC_01210:
CCGAGGACGCGATGACCGAGGCCCCGGTGACGGCAGGGGCGCTGCTCGTCATCGGGGATGTCGTCACCGATATCGTGGCCCACCACCGCTCCCCGCTCGCCCGGGGGACGGACACGGCGGCCCGGATCCGTGTTCTGCCGGGCGGAGCCGGCGCCAACGCGGCGTGCTGGGCGGCGCATTGGGGCTGGGGAGACGTCCGCTTGCTGGGGAGGGTCGGCGACGGCGAGGCGGGCTGGCACGAGAAGCGGCTGCGGAACGCGGGCGTCCGTCCTCTCCTGATCCCGGACCCGGAGGCCCCGACCGCCACCGTCATCGCCCTCGTCGACGCGACCGCCGAGCGGACGTTCCTCACCGACAGTGGCGCGGTGCTGCGGATATCCCCGGCAGACTGGTCGCCGTCGCTGCTGGACGGCGTCGCCCATCTGCATCTCTCCGGCTATCTGCTCTTTGCCGACACCAGTCGCCAACTGGCCCTGCTCGCCCTTGAGTCGGCGCGGGCCCGCGGCGTCCCGGCGAGTGTGGACCCCGCCTCGGCGGGCTTCATCGCCGAGCTCGGCGTGGACCGCGTGCTGGCAGCGCTCGACGGCGCGGACGTCCTCATCCCCAACGCCGACGAGGCGCGCCTGCTCGCCGGCCTGTCCGACCCGGCAGGCGCCGCCGCCGTACTGAGCCGCCAGGTCCCGCTCACCGTCGTCACCCTGGGCGCCGAAGGAGCGCTGGTCGCGGAGTCCGGCAGGGTCACGGCCCGCGTCCCGCCGGTCCCCGCCGATGCGGTGGACACCACGGGCGCCGGCGACGCCTTCACCGGCGCCTTCCTCGCCGCCCGGCTGGCAGGGGCGGATGCCCGGGAGGCTGCCGCGCAGGGCTGCCGGGCCGGCGCGGAGGCGGTGAGGGTGATCGGCGGCAGGCCGTAGCGCCTCAGCCCAGTCCGCCCCACGCCGGACGGTTCGCGTCGTCGGCCCGTACGAGCACATCGGCCGCCTCTCCCGGGCCCACCTCGTCCTCGTACCGTTCGAACGCGGGCAGCGTCCAGCGCTCGCTCTCCTGCGTACGCCGTCGGAGCGCAGCGGACGACAGCCGCAGATGCACGCTGAGATCGAACGGGAACCAGTGCCCGAGAAGGAACGGCCCGTGCAGCAACAGCACGCCGCCGGGCGGCAGTTCAACATGCGGGCTGCGGGTCGCCCGGTCGGTCGCCGGATCCCACAGATCGGGCAGCACACGCCCGCTGCCACCCGCCTCCAGCGGCCCGAAGACCTCCCGCCACAGGGCCCCGGTATCGAACCAGCCGCTGTAGTACGAGTCCGGATCCTCGCGTCCGTACTCGTACCGCAGCGAGGCGGGCCGCAGAAACCCGCCCGTCCCGACCACGAGTACGCCGCGCCCGCGCAGCCGCAATGCCTCGGCGACCCGCTCCGCGAGCGCACCGGTCGGCGCGGCGGGAGCGCCGTCGACACCGATGCGCAGCCAGGGACTGCCGTCCTCGGCCTCGGTCTCCATGACCCGGCCGACGAGCGCATCGGCCAGCCGCTCCCAGGTGATCGCTTCGAGTCGCACGCGCTCATCATCGCCCTGCCGGGTGCCGGCGCGGCGCATCGGAGCCGTCCGCCGGCCCGGCCACCCCGCTACTTACCGGCGCAGGGCGGGGCGTCCGCGTCGTCCGACAGCGGGCTGCCCGCGGGCAGCAGATACGTCACGTACAGCACGACCGGCTCGCTGCCGAGGTTGCGTCCGATGTGCCGGGGTTCTTGCCGGACGGCTCGATGAAGGCCGTGCCGGCCGGGCTCACCTCGACGGAGCAGTCGTCCAGAGTCCGGGTCAGCGTCCCGGACTTGACGACGGCGAGGAGCTGTCCGGCGTGGGTGTGCCAGCCGGTGTACCCGCCCGGCGCCACCGTGATCGTCCGTACGACCACATCGGTGCGGCCCTTGGCCTTCAGCTTCAAGGTCCCCTGGGACACGCCCTGCGCGAGCACCGTCGCAGAGACGCCGCTGCCGGGCGTGGCGTTAGCGGCGGACGGCACGGTCGCGAGCGCCCCCAGACAGCCGACCAGGACCATCGCGGTGCGGGCACGCCCCTGCCGTCTGCTCTGCGGCATCAGTCCTCTGAACCCCATGGAACCCTCCAACTCCTCGGCGCGGCCCCGGCGTTCCCTGGCGAACACCCCCCCGCACTGTCGCCAAACTGCCTCAAGGTATCCGATGGGCGCCCGGCCGAACGCGTACTCTGACGATCTCGACGCCGCGATCAGCCCTATCGGCCGAATCGGCAGGAACCGGGCCGTCCCTGTCGAATCGGCCGCTTCCTGAGTGGATACCTCCAGTGACCCAGTGCTCCACCTGCTCCGTCCCCGTCCACACCCAGTTCGCCTCCCCGGACCTGATCGAGCAGATCGTGTACGGCGGCCTGGATCCGGCCACCGACCCGGCCTGGGAGTCCTCGGGCGCGGCGACCCGGGAGGAGTACGGGCGCTGGTGCGGCCATCTGTGCGGTATGACCTGTCTGCGCATGGCCCTCGGTCCAGGGTCCCCCTCGCTCTTCGAACTGCGCGACGGAGCGCTGAAGTACGGCGCCTACACGGAGGACTCCAACGGTGCCATCCACGGCCTGATCTACGCGCCGCTCGCCACGTACGCGCAGGAAGTACACGCGCTGACGGCCACCGTCCACCGCCAACTGACTCCGGAGGAGATCCTCTCGCTCCTCGACGAGGGCAGGACGGTGATGGCCTCAGTGCACTACGAGATCCGCAACCCGGACCGCCCGGCGCCCGGCAGAGGCGGCCATCTGGTGCTGCTCACGGGTCGTACGGAGGACCGCGTGCACTTCCACAATCCGTCCGGGACGACGCCGGAGACGCGAGCGGCCGACCTCCCGCTGGCCGGCTTCGCCCGCTTCTTCGCGGGTCGGGGGGTCTCCTTCGCGCCCGGAATGACACCGGAACAGGGACCGGCACCGGAACCGGAACCGGAAACGGGATCGGAATCGGCACCGGCACCGGCACCGGCACCGGCACCGGCACCGGGGGCAGGAAACAGCGGGCCGGGAAATGGCCGGGAAAAAGGGCCGGGAATGGGAGCGGGCCCGGGGGCGTAGCCGGCCCCCGAGCCCTGTGATGCCACCCATGTCGCACGCCGGCACGCTTGAGAACCCGGGTCAGTCGTTATGTCGCCGCGTCCTGCCTTTGGACCACCGCGTATCGAGCTACGCGGGCCGGACTTGAACCGGCATCTCGACGCACCAGGGCCCGGGCCCGGTCGATCCGGCGATCGGCGGCGAATGCTGAGTCTGGAGCAATAGTCTGAGATTGATCGCGGTCTGCCTCTGCCGAATTGGGCTACCGCGGCCCGTACGTACGGAAAATGCCGCGGGGAGGAATCGAACCTCCACTGGAACCGCTCAGTCACGACAAGCTTCAGTTTCAGCTTGCGCTCCTCGCGCACCCCGTCCGCACACAGGCGGACGGGGAGTCATTGAGGCTACCCGAACAGATAGCCAAATACAGCGTCGCCCACCCGCTGGTCGGTGACGTCCGCGCCATTCGCCTCCTCGCGGGCGAACTTCACGGCCTGCTGGAGCTTCTCCACCCGCTCGAGCAGTTCGTTCACCCGCCGGGCCGGCAGCGCACCGGAGAACTTCACGGTCGTCCAGTAACCCACCGGAATGTCCTCGTAGTACACCTCGACCTGCGCCGGATGCTTTTCGGTCGCCTCGGCCTTCACATGGTTGCGGGGGACCTTCTTCGTACGCAGAGTCCTTACCGACTCGGTCTTCCAGGCGTCGGTCGACGGGTCCTGCGTCCACGACTCCGAAGCGTCAAGCACCGGCAGCTTGCGCACAAAGGTATTGATGTCCGTCAACTGCTTCTCGAGGAAGAGGAGATACGCCACCGGAACCTCGCTCACCAGAACGCGTCCGTCCACCGTCACATCGGCGCGCGCGGCACAGTTGGCCCAGTCCTTGGTGGCTGTGACGTCGAACAGCCGGGTCAGCGTCTTCGCGGTCTCGCGCAGCACGTCCTCGGCCTTGACCTGGACCCGTGTGGACTCGGGCGGAAGCTGCTCGCCCTCCTCGTCCTTGGGCTGGTACGTACGTGAGATTCCGGCCAGCAGCGCAGGCTTCTGCAGCCCGTGATGGGCCGCCGTCAGGTCCTGGTGCGCCTTGGACTTGACGCCTTTCTCGACTGCGATGATCTGATTGAGTTTCGCCACGTCGATCAAGCTAGCAAGACCTGTCACCCACGCTCGAACGATTATTCAGATCCCTCGGGAGTACGCACCATGGAGACAGCCGTCATCGCGGTCATAGGCACTCTGCTGGGCTCAGTGGCCACTCACTACTTCCAGCGCCAGACCGCCGAGCGCGCCGCTGCTCTCACCCGTGCCGAACAGCTCCGTCAGGAACGGATCTCCGCGTACAGCGCCTTCGCGGGCGCGCTCGTCGACTACCGGCGCGGTCAGAACGACCGCTGGCACCGGGCGAAGGAGAGACCGGGCAGCGCGCTGGCCGAGGAGGCGCGTATCGACTCGTACCGGCTGCGTTCCTCCGCCCATCAGGCGCTGATCCGCGTCCAGTTGGTCTGCGACGACGCGGCGGCGCTGGAGCTGGCCGCGTACGCCTTCGAGGTCACGAACTGTATGCATGAGGCGCCGGACGAGTCGGACCGCTCGCAGCGTTCGGAGCAGGCCCGCGAGACGCTGTCCGAGTTCATCGGGGCGGCGGCGCCGGGCGTGCGCTGAGGGTGCGCAGGGGGCGGCCTTCGAGATA
This window contains:
- a CDS encoding DUF7873 family protein gives rise to the protein MAKLNQIIAVEKGVKSKAHQDLTAAHHGLQKPALLAGISRTYQPKDEEGEQLPPESTRVQVKAEDVLRETAKTLTRLFDVTATKDWANCAARADVTVDGRVLVSEVPVAYLLFLEKQLTDINTFVRKLPVLDASESWTQDPSTDAWKTESVRTLRTKKVPRNHVKAEATEKHPAQVEVYYEDIPVGYWTTVKFSGALPARRVNELLERVEKLQQAVKFAREEANGADVTDQRVGDAVFGYLFG
- a CDS encoding carbohydrate kinase family protein, with the translated sequence MTEAPVTAGALLVIGDVVTDIVAHHRSPLARGTDTAARIRVLPGGAGANAACWAAHWGWGDVRLLGRVGDGEAGWHEKRLRNAGVRPLLIPDPEAPTATVIALVDATAERTFLTDSGAVLRISPADWSPSLLDGVAHLHLSGYLLFADTSRQLALLALESARARGVPASVDPASAGFIAELGVDRVLAALDGADVLIPNADEARLLAGLSDPAGAAAVLSRQVPLTVVTLGAEGALVAESGRVTARVPPVPADAVDTTGAGDAFTGAFLAARLAGADAREAAAQGCRAGAEAVRVIGGRP
- a CDS encoding C39 family peptidase; translated protein: MTQCSTCSVPVHTQFASPDLIEQIVYGGLDPATDPAWESSGAATREEYGRWCGHLCGMTCLRMALGPGSPSLFELRDGALKYGAYTEDSNGAIHGLIYAPLATYAQEVHALTATVHRQLTPEEILSLLDEGRTVMASVHYEIRNPDRPAPGRGGHLVLLTGRTEDRVHFHNPSGTTPETRAADLPLAGFARFFAGRGVSFAPGMTPEQGPAPEPEPETGSESAPAPAPAPAPAPGAGNSGPGNGREKGPGMGAGPGA
- a CDS encoding uridine kinase, producing MRLEAITWERLADALVGRVMETEAEDGSPWLRIGVDGAPAAPTGALAERVAEALRLRGRGVLVVGTGGFLRPASLRYEYGREDPDSYYSGWFDTGALWREVFGPLEAGGSGRVLPDLWDPATDRATRSPHVELPPGGVLLLHGPFLLGHWFPFDLSVHLRLSSAALRRRTQESERWTLPAFERYEDEVGPGEAADVLVRADDANRPAWGGLG